The window ACCGCGGGCCAGTAGACCCCGAGACGGTCGTGCTCGTCGGCCTCCCACAGCACCCGCAGCAGGCGTTCGCGTGCGCTGTCCATCGATTCCTGCTCGAGCCGACTCTCCGAACTGCGCGGCAGCACGATCACGATCTCGGGACCGTCGGGCTCGCGCAGCCTCGCCGCGAGCGCCTCGACCAGACTGCGCGACGCGAGGTACTGGTTCTCCAGGTAGATGACGGAGCGGGCGGCGGCGATCGCCGCCAGGTTCAGCGCCTCCACCTCACGGACCTCCTCGCTGCCGGGCAGCGCCGGAAGCGTTCGCGCGACACCGATTTCGACGTCGCACAGCGCCGGTTGCAGCATGTGGGGCCATACGGACTCGCGGGCGGTCAGCCCGGGCAGCGCTTCGCCCGTCGCCGCCTGCCACCGGTTGCGGGCCTGCTCGGAGAGGACCCGCGCGGCGGCGCCGTCGACCGCGGCGGCGACCTCGTGGCGGGGACCGTAGGGCTGACCGGCGGTCTGTCTGCCCGGATCCTCCGGTTCGTGCGCCCGGGTGTCCCACCGGCCGATCGTGAGGTCGAGTCCACCGCAGAACGCCACCGCATCGTCGATCACCACGATCTTCTGGTGGTGTACCGCGCCGGCCGGGTGTGCGCCGTCGACGGCGAAATGCATCCGGCGGGAGGTGATCTGGTTCAGAAGCGCGACCGGTGTGACCCCGAACCAGAAGCCGTCGAGCGCGGGCAGCAGACGCAGGTTGGACTTCAGCAGGTAGACCTTCAGGTCACGGTGCGCCCACAGCAGCCAGTGCAGGAACGGGCCGAGCTGGTTCGGACCCGACATCGTGGCCCCGGCGGGCTCGAACGTCGTGCGGTAGTCGAGGTCCCAGCCGATCAGCATGATCCGCCGTTGCGCCCGCAGCATCGCTGCCTTCACGTGGGTCAGATAATCGGCGCCGTCGACAATGGGCGCGAACCGGTCGGCGGTCGCCACCTGCCAGCATGTCTGGCCGGGCACCAGAAGGCCTTCCACGGACACTGCCCCTGGCTACCCGAACGCCACGATCACCAACCGGCGTTGCGGGCCAGGTCGATCGCGTACTGGGCGACGAAGGTGCCCGCACTGGGCGCACCACGGCACGCGCCGTCGGATTCTCCGGGCCGCTTGACCCACAGGAACGCGTCGACCATCGGGTTGCCCGTGTCGGTGGTGGGTCGCACGCCGAGAGCGCGGCCGCTCGGATTGCACCAGTAGAGGTCGTCGCCCTCGACCGGTCCGGCGCCGTTGCGGGACGTGTCGATGACGAACGGCTTGCCGCCGGTCATCCCGGAGATCGCGCCGCCGTAGCCCACCGACTCCTCGGTGGTGAAGAAGTTCGCGGTGTTGAGGCTGAAGCCGCGCGCCTTCGCAATCCCGACCTGGTTGAGCCGGCCCGCCATCACGTCGGCGGGCACCCAGCGCGAATGCCCGGCGTCGACGTACACCGCGGTCGCCGGGTTGCGGGTCAGCGTGTCGACCGCGTAGCCGATGAGCTCCAGGCGCTCCTGCTGCCGGCCAGGTGACAGGCAGTCGATCATCGCGAGCGCGTCCGGTTCGAGGATCACCGCGGCGGGCCCGCCGCCGATGGCGCCGGCGACTCCGTCGATCCACGCCCGGTACGACCCGGCCGATCCGAACCCGCCCGCGGCGTAGCTGCCGCAGTCGCGGTTCGGGATCCCGTAGAGGGCCAGCACCGGGGTGGTGCCGGCGGCCTGAGCGGTCGCGATGTACTTCGCGTCGACCGCCGGGGTGGAGATGTGGTCCATCCAGTACGCGGTGGGCGTGTTGACCACTGCGGCCAGCAGCGGGTCCGGGTTGCTCTGCGCCGCGCGCGTGCCCTTGGAGTTCGGGTTGACGTAAAACGGGCGCCCGACCAGCGGGTTCGCGTCGCTGACCAGCCGGACCTCCGGTGCGGTGCCGCGAGGCGCGGGTTGCGCCGCGACCGCGAAACCGGCGACGGCGGCAACCGTCAGGAAGGGGGCGATCCATCGTGCGGCTGCGCGGGCAGCGGAGGACATCACGTACCGGAACTTAACCGGGCGCCGCACCGAGCGCCAATTTCAGCCACCGGCCGATACCCGCGGGGTCGGCGATGTGGTCGGGGGTGTGGTCGGGGGTGAGGCGACGCAAGGCCGCGTTGACCGCGACGGGCGCCTCGCAGGTCGTCGGATTCTGGAGTACCACCCGTCCGCCGGCCGCTTTCACCGCCGCGCATCCGGCGGCCCCGTCCTCGTTGGCACACGACAGCAGCACCGCGATCGCCGATCCGGCGAAATCCGCGGCACCGGCGAACGTGACGTCGATGGAGGGCCGGGAGTGCGCCACCGGCGGGTCCAGCGCGAGATGCGCCCGCACCCCGGGCACCGTCTCGTACGGGGCGATGGACGCGTGCGGTTCGGCCGAGAGCCGGCGGCCCCGGCCCACCAGCAGGTGGTAGCCCGCCGGAGCGACGGTCAGCGCGCCGGGTGGGCAGGGCCACGGACTGTCGGGCGGCTCGTGGACCGGGATCGCGGTGTAGGTCCGCAGCACCTCGATCAGCGGGGAAGGGTCGGGCGGGCGGTGCATGACGACACAGACCACGCAGTCGCCGATGTCGGTGAGTGAGGTGAGGATCTCGCGCAGCGCCTTCATCCCGCCGGCGCTGCCTCCGATGACGACCAGCTCAGGGCCTGCCATGGCGGCTCTTCACGAACAGTCCCAACCGCCGGTCCAGCGGATCGAAGAGCTTTCTGCCGCCTTCGGTCAGGCTCTCACGAGGCCCGATGGCGAGGTTGCCGAACGGGGCCAGGCTTTCGCTGAATATCCGCTCCACCCGGTGCTGGAGCATGTCCTCGAAGTAGATGAAGACGTTGCGGCACAGGATCAGGTTGAACTCGCCGAAGGCGCTGTCGGTGGCGAGGTTGTGGGAGAAGAAGTCGATCCGCGACCGAAGCTCGGGGCTGAGGATGCACCGGTCGTACTTCGCGACGTACCAGTGCGAGAAGGGCCGTTCCCCGCCGCTGGCCTGATAGTTGCGGGTGGCCCGGACCATCGCGTCGGCCGGGTAGATCGCCGCCGTCGCGACCTTCAGCGACTCGGTGTCGATGTCGGTGGCGTAGATGCTCGCCCGTTCCAGCAGGCCGACCTCGTCCAGCAGGATCGCGATCGAGTACGCCTCCTCACCGGTCGCGCACCCGGCGATCCAGATCCGGATCCTCGGGTAGGTGGCCAGCCTGGGCAGGATCTCGGTGCGGATCTTGCTGAACACCAACGGATCCCGGAACATCTCGGTGACGTTGACGGTCATCGTGGCGAGCAGGTCCGCCAGCAGGGCCGGGTCCCGCAGAACCCTGCCCTGCGCCTCGGAGATACTGGCGAACCTGTGCCTGCCGACGAACGCGGCCAGCCGCCGATTGCGCGACGCGTCGCTGTAGTGGCGGAAGTCGTACCCGAGGTGTTCGAACACGGTGTAGAAGAACGCGTCGGCCTCGATGGCCTCCAGGCCCTTCACATCAGGTCTCCGGGGGTTTGCGTTGCCCGCGCGGCGCTCCGGCCAGCCAGACCCGCAGCACCGAGGTCAGCTGATCCATGTCCACGGGTTTGGTGACGTAGTCCGACGCACCCGCCTCCAGGCATTTCTGGCGGTCGCCCTTCATCGCCTTCGCGGTGAGCGCGACGATCGGCAGATGGCGCCAGCGCGGTTCGGCCCGGATCCGGCGCATCGCCTCGTAGCCGTCCATCACCGGCATCATGATGTCCATCAGGACCAGCCCGACCTCGGGATGCTCGCCGAGAGCGTCCAGGCCGGCCTGTCCGTTGCGCGCCGGCAGCACCGTGATGCCGTAGCGCTTGAGCGCACTTCCCAGAGAGAACACGTTGCGAACGTCGTCGTCGACGAGCAGCACCGTGTTGCCTTCCAGGGACTCGTCCACCCGCCGGGGGTTGGCCAGGATCTCGCGTGCCGAGTTCGGCATGTCGTCGGCGACGCGGTGCAGAAACAGCGCGGTCTCGTCCAGCAACCGTTCCGGGGACCGGGCGTTCTTCAGCACGATCGCGGCGGCCAGATTCTCCAGCCGTTCGGTCTCGACGGCGGTCAGCTCCCGGCCGGTGTGCACGATCACCGGCAGGCGCTTCTCCTTGAGCTGATCCTTGATCCGCTCGATCAGGTCGATGCCGTCGATGTCGGGCAGCCCGAGGTCGAGCACCAGGCAGTCGTAGGACGTGCCTCCCGACAGTTCGTCGAGCACCTGGGCGCCGGTGCCGACGCAGGTGATCGCGATGTCGTCGCTCTCGATCATGTGCTTGACCACCTGACGCTGGTTGGCGTCGTCCTCGGCGACCAGCACATGGCGCGGACCCGGCTTCAGGAAGTCCGCGATGGAGCTGAACATCGACCGCAGATCGGAGATTTCGGCCGGCTTGTTCACGGTCCGGATCGCGCCCATGCGCATGCCCCGCCCGTCGTCCTCGGTTCCCGAAACGACGTTGACCGGGATGTGCCGGGTCGCGAGGTCGTGCTTGAGGACGTCGAGGACGACCCAGCCGGCCATGTCGGGCAGGCCGATGTCCAGCGTGATCGCCGCCGGCTGGTGTTGTTTGGCGAGCGCCAGTGCCATCCGGCCGCTGGCGGTGATCACCGAGTCGAAACCGGCCTCGGCGGCGAGCCCGGAGAGCATCCGCGCGAAGGTCGGGTCGTCCTCGACGATCAGCAGGACCGGTTTGTCACCCTGCGGCCAGGCGACGTCCGAGGTGTCCACCGGGCCGAACCGGTCGGCCGTGTCCGTGTCCGTGTCGTCGGAGGGCGGGGCGACGGGCCGGGCGGGCGCGGGCCGCGGCGGGGCAGGGGCATCCGGCTCGGTAGGCGACTCGACGGGCAGGTAGCAGGTGAAGGTCGACCCCTCCCCCAACGCACTGCGCAGCGCGATGTCCCCGCCGAGGTGACGGGCCAGTTCACGGCTGATCGCCAGGCCCAACCCGGTGCCGCCGTACTGCTTGGCCGACCCGCGGCCGGCCTGCTGGAAGGACTCGAAGATCAGGTGGTGGTCCTTCTCGTCGATGCCGATCCCGGTGTCCACGACGGCCATAGAAAGATAGCCGTCTCCCGGACTGCCGTCGGTGTCCACGCATCCAGAGAACTTCACCGACACCGATCCGGTGTCGGTGAACTTGATCGCGTTCGCGACGAGGTTCTTCGCGATCTGTTTGACCCGGGTGTAGTCGCTGGTGATCTGCCCGGGCGCAGAGTCGTCGACCGAGACCAGGAACTCGATGCCCTTGTCACCGGCGATCGGACGGAACGTCCGCTCCAGGAACGTGACGAGTTCGGCGATCGTGATCGGTTCGTTGTCGACGTAGAGCGATCCCGATTCGACCTTGGCCAGATCGAGCACCTCGTCGATCAGGTTGAGCAGATCCTTGCCCGACTGCTGGATGGTTTCGGCGAACTCGTGCTGCTTGGCGTTGAGCGGCTCGTCGGATTCGGTCAACAGCCCGGCCAGGATCAGGATGCTGTTGAGGGGCGTGCGCAGCTCGTGCGACATGTTCGCGAGGAACTCCGACTTGTAGCGCGAGGACACCGCGAGCTCCTCGGCCTTGGCCTCCAGCGAGGCACTGAGATGCTGCAGCTCCTCGTTCTTCTCCTCCAGCGAATGAGCCTGTGCCTCAAGCCGTTCCGAGCTGGCGCGCAACTCCTCCTTCTGGGTGCGAAGTTCCTCGGTGGTCTCCTCCAGCTCCGCGTTCTGCGCCGACAGCATGTCCTCACGCTGGGTGAGCTGCTCGTTGGCGGCGCGCAGCTCCTCCTCCTGGGTTTGCAGCTCCTCGGTCTGGGCCTGCGAAACACGCAGCAGTTCACGGGTTTTCTGCGCGGACTCGATCGCACTGAGCGCGACGCCGGCCCCCAGCGCGATGCTGTCCAGCAGGTCGGTGTCCTCTTCGGAGAACAGCCGGAGGGCGGCGAGCTCGATGACGCCGACGACCTCGGACTCGAATTTGACGGGGACCAGCAGCAGCGACATCGGGCGGCTCTTGCCCAGCCCCGAGGTGATCTCGACGTAATCGTCTCCGACGTCGGTCACTTCGATGCGCACGCCCTCCAGCGCGCACTGGCCGACGAGCCCGTCGCCCAGCCCGTACGAGTTCGGCAGGCCTTTACGCCGGTGGAAGGCGTAGGACGCGGTCAGCGCGTAGCGGCCCGGATCGTCGGGCTGCTGCAGGTACAGCGCCGCGTGCTTGGCGCCGACGGCTTTGGCACTTCCCGACAGGATGATCCCGCACGCGGCCGCGATGTCGTCGACGCTCTGCACGTCGGTCATCAGCTCGGCCTGGATCTCCTTGGCCCGGCGAGCCCGTTCGTTCTGCCGTGCCGACGAGGTCACGGTGCGGTGGATGTTACGGCTGGTGATGAACATCAGGGCGCCCAGCGCCACCACGATAAGGCTGGCGAACGTCCACAGGAACGCCCTGGACGTCCGGATCGAGTCACTCGCCGCCCGGTTGACCTCGTCGACCCTGCGCGAGGTCTCCTCGTCGATCTGGTTCAGCTGGTTCTCCAGCTGGGCGACATCACCGTCGACCTGCGACATGGCCGTCGCGGCGTCCTCGGCCGTCCGGACGTTCTGAACGTCGGAGCGGAACGACCGCTGGAAGGACTCCCAGGAGGTCAGGGCCTGCTGATACTGGTTGCGGGTGTTGGCGTCGGCGGTGTCGCGGGCCGCGGACCGCAGATCCTCGTCGATCATCCGGTCCCACTCGTCGAGTTCGCTTGACAGACTGGCACGCTCGGCCGGATCGGTCTGGAACAGCATCTGGCTGTAGGTCGCCAGCAGCGCCTGCAGATCCCTCCCGACATCGAGCGCGGTGATCTGCGCCTCGCGCGCCTGCTGGCGTTGCTCGTAGAGCGCCCCGACGCGGTTGGTCTGGATGGTGTACAGCGTGTTGGCGGTGACGATCGCCACCAACGCTGTTCCGCACAGAATCGCCAGCCGGGTCGCAAGCTTCATGTCACCCTAATTCTCGTCGACGCTGCCCAGGAAGCCACCGAGGTCGGTCACCTCGAGGGGATGTGAGTACAGAAAGCCCTGTTGCAGAACGCATCCCGCGTCCCGCAGCCAATCCGCCTGCCGCTGGTTCTCGACGCCCTCGGCGATCAGACCCACCTGCATACATTCGGCGACCGCGATCTGGCTGCGGACCAGCCGCTGCGTGCGCTCGTTGTCGAGGACGTCGGCGATGAAGGACCGGTCGATCTTCAGCCAGTCCACCGGTACGTGCACCAGGTTGATCAGGCTCGCGTACTCCACGCCGAAATCATCCATGGCCAAACTGAATCCGTGGTCACGTGCGTTGCGCAGCGCGACGTGGGCCGGTTTCGGATCGCGGTGGAACGCCCGCTCGGTGAGCTCCAGGCACACGTTGCCGGCGGGGACGGAGCTGTCCCGGGTCGTGCTGAACAGGTGCTCCAGGAAGGTGCAGTCGAGGACCTGTTCGGGAGACACGTTCACGTGAAGTTTCAGATCGTCGCGGCCGAGCGACGCGTAATCGGTCAGGCTCCGCGCCAGAACCCACCGGCCCAGCGGCGCGGCCTGCCCGGCGTCCTCGGCCAGCGCGATGATCTCGCTGGCCGGGACGTCGACGCCACCGACCCGCCAGCGCAGCAGCGCCTCCACCCCGAAGGTCGTGTTGGTCTCGCAGTTCACGATCGGCTGGTAGACCATCCGGAGATCCGAGCGGGCGATGGCCTCGACCACCTCGGTGCGCAGGTTGACCTTCCCCTGCTGGCGGGAACCGATCGCGTCGGTGTAGAGCACACACACCTGTGACTGGCTCTTCTTCGCCTCGAACATCGCCATGTCGGCCTGGGTCAGCAACTCCTCCGGAGTGTGGGCCGTGGCGCCGAGGCAGGAGATGCCCATGCTGATGGAGGGTTGCAGAATCGCACTGCCGCAGTGCACGGGCTGCCCCTGCACGAGTTCGAGGATCCTGTCACCGGCGGCCACGGCCGCCGCGGACGAGAGCACGTCTTCGAGCACGATCACGAACTCGTCGCCGCCGATCCGGCAGACCAGGGTGTCCTCGCTGACCGCGGACCGCAGCCGCGTCGCGACCGCGAGCAGCAGTTCGTCACCCGTGTCGTGACCGTAGGTGTCGTTGACCGCCTTGAAGTGGTTCACGTCGACATAGACGAGCGCGACCAGCGTCGCCATGGACGTCCGGTTGCGAGCGAGGGCCGCGAGGCGGTCGGTGAGCTGGCGGCGGTTCGCCAGGTCGGTCAACGGGTCGTGGCTCGCGAGGTGCCGGATCTCGGTCTGCGCGTGCTTGATCTCGGTCAGATCGTGGACCACGACGGCGACCAGCAGGTCCACCGAATCGCCGATCGGCGACAACGTGATCATCACCTCGACGTGCCGGCCGTCGTGCGCGGCCAGCGTCATCTCCAGCGAGACCTCCTGACGTGTCGTCAGGGCGTCGTCGAGGTGTTCCTGCATGCGCCCGCGCTCCGCGTCGACGGCCAATTCGACGATGGACCTGCCGAGCAACGCGTCGGTGTCCTGGCCGGCGGTGAACAACGACGCCGCGGCCTTGTTGCAGCTTCGGATGACGCCCGAGACGTCGACGGCGAGGATCGCGTCGCCGGTGGCCTGCATGACGGCCGCGTACTCGGCCTGCACCCGGTACAGCGTCGCGTTGGAGATGGCCAGCGCCGCTGCCGCGGACGCCCCGCGGAACAACGCCGCCTCGGTCTCGGAGAACGGGGGCCCGTCCGCGCGGCCGATACAGACCACGCCGAAGCGCTGGCTCCTGGCCGTCAGCTCCTCGACCATCACCGCGTCGTAGTTCGCCGCCCGGGCGATCGCCTCGGCATCGGTGTCGGCCATCAACGCCTGCAACAGTTCGAGCGCGCCGCGAGATTCGGTGTGCGACAGCGATTCATGCCAACCGTGGTCCGGCGTGGGCAGTCGAAGTACGCATTCGGCGTCGAACATCTGACTCAACTCGGTGACGATCGTGCGTTCCAGCGAGGGCAGGTCGATGCTGGCCTCGGCGAAGATATTGGTCAGCTTCTCCCGCCGCCGCGTGATGGCCAGCTCGTCACGCTGACGGATCTCGGCGGCGCGGGCGGCCTGCAGTTGTTCCTCGTGGAGTTTCGCGGCTTCGCTGCGCAGCCGGGCGAACGACTGGTCCAACTCCAGCAGCGCTTTGACCTTCGCATAGAACACCTGGCGCCCGACGGGCTTGACCAGGAAGTCCACCGCGCCCAGGTCGTATCCCCGGTGCAGATCACCGGCCTCGGCCTGCCCGGTCAGGAAGATGATCGGCGTCGAGGCGAGTTCGTCGACGTCGCGGATCAGCTGGGCCGTCTCGAAACCGTCCATGCCCGGCATGTTGATGTCGAGGACGATGACGGCGACCTGCCGTTCCAGTAACACCGTGAGAGCTTCCTCGCCGGAACCGGCCTGCACGATGTCGCAGTCGAGCGGTGTCAGCACCGTGCAGAGCAGATCGCGCAGCCGCGCATCGTCGTCGACGATCAGAACCCGTTGCGCATCCTCGACTGCGGGGGCTTCGTCCATCAGCACAGAGATGGCCATCCGCTCCTGCGCCCCTCCCGGGACAAGCACACCGACTTCCACCCCGCTACGTCCCTCGTCCCGATGTCGAGTCGCTTCGCCGTGGCGGGATCGACTGCGTACGAAGCATAGTTCGGTCACCCCGATTCAGCAGCAAACCGCGCAGAGTCCTTAATTTTCAGCAACGTAGGTTTCGGTGCGATCCAGTTCCAGGAACGACGGTGTTTTCGGCGGGAACCGGGAACTCTACGCGGGTGGCCACCGAACGCAGCGTGACGCCGGAGACCCTCGGGGCCTGGGTCATCAAGTGCAACCCGAGCAGAACTCCCGTCGAGGCCATGCGCCGATCAGGTCTGGCCAAGGCCCGCTGGTGCATCGCCGGCAACTACCGATCGCGGCTGATCCGGCCGGGACAGCGGGTGCTGTTGTGGGTGTCGGCCCACCCTCTGTGGGGCTTCTGGGGAGCGGGCAGGATCACCGGCAGGCCTGCCACCGACGCCGGGCAGTTGAGCGTCCCGGTGCACATTCCGCTGTTCGCCGAACCGCTGACCGCCGCAGAGTTGGCCCGGTCGACCGCGCTGCGGTCGATGGAGGTGTTCCGGTCACCGCAACAGTCCAATCCTTCCTGGGTCAGTACCGCCGAGCTGGCTGTCCTGGGGCCGTTGCTACCGCACGAGGGAATACCACGACAGCCGGAGAAGTTGGAGGCGGAATGACCGAGCACGCAGAACTGAGTCCGACCGATTGGGTACGTGAGCAGACCCAGCGCATCCTCGAACAGGGCACCACCGACGGAGTCGAGATTCTCGACCGGCCGATCGTCCTCTTCACGACCGTCGGCGCGCAGTCCGGCAAGAAGCGTTACGTGCCGCTGATGCGTGTCGAGGAGAACGGCCGCTACGCGATGGTCGCCTCCAAGGGCGGCGACCCGAAGCACCCGAGCTGGTACTTCAACGTCAAGGCCAACCCGTCGGTGACCGTTCAGGATGGCGACACGGTGATCGAAGGCACTGCCCGCGAGGTCGAGGGCGACGAGCGCGCGCACTGGTGGGAGCTCGCCGTCGCGGCCTATCCGCCCTACGCCGAGTACCAGACCAAGACGGATCGCCTGATTCCGGTCTTCGTTGTGGAGTAGGTCGGACGCCACAGACCTGGTGTGGCCGGCGGTATCGCGGGTATAGGCGCGGCGTGCCCCCACACCGCGCTGTCTCCGAGGACCTCCGCCGGGTAGCCGCCGCCCACGGTGTCGCCACGGCCTACCGAAACGAACGGCGTGAACCCGTCGACGTCGACGCCGACGTGGTGATCAAGGTTCTCGGTCTGCTCGATGTCGACGCCGCCACCGAGGACGCCTGCCGAGCAGAGCTCGCCCGGCTGGCCGAACTCGACCGTGCCGGAGTCCTCGCGCCCACCGTCGCCACGCGGCTCGACGGCCGGCCCCAGCCACTGCCGGGTGCAGCGCTGCTGGTGGCCGAGGACGGCGAGCGGATCGACGTCCGCGACGAGCTGCCCGGTGATCTGAAGCCGGGCTGGTACCGAGTGCACACCCGCGACGGTCAGGAAGCGACGCTGGTCGCCGCGCCTCCCCGGGTTCCCCCGTCCCCGGTGACGTGGGGATGGATGCTGCAGCTCTACGCGCTGCGATCGGAAGACTCGTGGGGTATCGGCGATCTCGGCGATCTGCGCGCCTTCGTGGACTGGACGGCGGGCGAACACGGCGCCGGGGCGGTCCTGCTCAACCCGTTGCACGCACCCGGCCCGACGCATCCGGTGCAGCCCTCTCCGTACACGCCGTCGAGTCGGCGGTTCGCCAATCCGTTGGCGCTGCGCATCGAGGACATCGACGCCTACCGTCGCGCCGACCCCGACACCAGAGCCGAGATCGACGCGCTGCGCGTGTCGGCGACGACCCCGCGCATCGACCATGATCTGGCGTGGGCGGCCAAACGCGGTGCACTGGAACTGCTCTGGCGCGCCGACGGCAGGCCGGACCCGTTGGACGGTCCGTCGGCTTCGGGCGGGCTGCGGGATTGGGCCACCTACTGTGCGCTGGCCGAGCGGCATGGCGGCCGGTGGTCGCGCTGGCCGGAGGGCCTTCGTGACGTCGCAGGTCCCGATGTGGCCAATGCTCGCCGGGAATTGGCTCCGCGCTTGGCATTTCATGCATGGGTGCAGCAGCAGTGCGCCGAACAGCTGGGTGCGGTCCGCGCCGCCGCACGCGATGCCGGGATGCCGCTCGGCATCCTGCACGATCTTGCGGTCGGCGTGGATGCCGACGGCGCCGACGCGTGGGCGCTGTCCGACGTGCTCGCCTCCGGTGTCAGCGTCGGCGCCCCGCCCGACAACTTCACCCCGCGCGGACAGGACTGGGGGCTGCCGCCGTGGCGGCCGGACCGGTTGGCCGACACCGGATATGCCGCGCTGCGGGACATGCTGCGGGCGGTGCTCTCCCATGCCGACGGGTTGCGCATCGACCACGTCGCGGGTCTGTGGCGCCTGTGGTGGATCCCGCCGGGCGACGGACCCGACAAGG is drawn from Mycolicibacterium gilvum and contains these coding sequences:
- a CDS encoding phospholipase D-like domain-containing protein, whose amino-acid sequence is MEGLLVPGQTCWQVATADRFAPIVDGADYLTHVKAAMLRAQRRIMLIGWDLDYRTTFEPAGATMSGPNQLGPFLHWLLWAHRDLKVYLLKSNLRLLPALDGFWFGVTPVALLNQITSRRMHFAVDGAHPAGAVHHQKIVVIDDAVAFCGGLDLTIGRWDTRAHEPEDPGRQTAGQPYGPRHEVAAAVDGAAARVLSEQARNRWQAATGEALPGLTARESVWPHMLQPALCDVEIGVARTLPALPGSEEVREVEALNLAAIAAARSVIYLENQYLASRSLVEALAARLREPDGPEIVIVLPRSSESRLEQESMDSARERLLRVLWEADEHDRLGVYWPAVAGGESVYVHAKVMVIDDRLLRIGSSNLNNRSLGFDSECDLALESTPGGREDVRRLILHTRDDLVAEHLGVPTETFAREFARLGSFVAAVDALRGTGRSLRKFTEFMISADVSPFAENDLMDPDRVPRSITRSAWNVATTAITWPLMRTAPGLYSLIRAAATRS
- a CDS encoding glycoside hydrolase family 6 protein, producing the protein MSSAARAAARWIAPFLTVAAVAGFAVAAQPAPRGTAPEVRLVSDANPLVGRPFYVNPNSKGTRAAQSNPDPLLAAVVNTPTAYWMDHISTPAVDAKYIATAQAAGTTPVLALYGIPNRDCGSYAAGGFGSAGSYRAWIDGVAGAIGGGPAAVILEPDALAMIDCLSPGRQQERLELIGYAVDTLTRNPATAVYVDAGHSRWVPADVMAGRLNQVGIAKARGFSLNTANFFTTEESVGYGGAISGMTGGKPFVIDTSRNGAGPVEGDDLYWCNPSGRALGVRPTTDTGNPMVDAFLWVKRPGESDGACRGAPSAGTFVAQYAIDLARNAGW
- a CDS encoding chemotaxis protein CheB encodes the protein MAGPELVVIGGSAGGMKALREILTSLTDIGDCVVCVVMHRPPDPSPLIEVLRTYTAIPVHEPPDSPWPCPPGALTVAPAGYHLLVGRGRRLSAEPHASIAPYETVPGVRAHLALDPPVAHSRPSIDVTFAGAADFAGSAIAVLLSCANEDGAAGCAAVKAAGGRVVLQNPTTCEAPVAVNAALRRLTPDHTPDHIADPAGIGRWLKLALGAAPG
- a CDS encoding CheR family methyltransferase; translation: MKGLEAIEADAFFYTVFEHLGYDFRHYSDASRNRRLAAFVGRHRFASISEAQGRVLRDPALLADLLATMTVNVTEMFRDPLVFSKIRTEILPRLATYPRIRIWIAGCATGEEAYSIAILLDEVGLLERASIYATDIDTESLKVATAAIYPADAMVRATRNYQASGGERPFSHWYVAKYDRCILSPELRSRIDFFSHNLATDSAFGEFNLILCRNVFIYFEDMLQHRVERIFSESLAPFGNLAIGPRESLTEGGRKLFDPLDRRLGLFVKSRHGRP
- a CDS encoding response regulator; protein product: MKLATRLAILCGTALVAIVTANTLYTIQTNRVGALYEQRQQAREAQITALDVGRDLQALLATYSQMLFQTDPAERASLSSELDEWDRMIDEDLRSAARDTADANTRNQYQQALTSWESFQRSFRSDVQNVRTAEDAATAMSQVDGDVAQLENQLNQIDEETSRRVDEVNRAASDSIRTSRAFLWTFASLIVVALGALMFITSRNIHRTVTSSARQNERARRAKEIQAELMTDVQSVDDIAAACGIILSGSAKAVGAKHAALYLQQPDDPGRYALTASYAFHRRKGLPNSYGLGDGLVGQCALEGVRIEVTDVGDDYVEITSGLGKSRPMSLLLVPVKFESEVVGVIELAALRLFSEEDTDLLDSIALGAGVALSAIESAQKTRELLRVSQAQTEELQTQEEELRAANEQLTQREDMLSAQNAELEETTEELRTQKEELRASSERLEAQAHSLEEKNEELQHLSASLEAKAEELAVSSRYKSEFLANMSHELRTPLNSILILAGLLTESDEPLNAKQHEFAETIQQSGKDLLNLIDEVLDLAKVESGSLYVDNEPITIAELVTFLERTFRPIAGDKGIEFLVSVDDSAPGQITSDYTRVKQIAKNLVANAIKFTDTGSVSVKFSGCVDTDGSPGDGYLSMAVVDTGIGIDEKDHHLIFESFQQAGRGSAKQYGGTGLGLAISRELARHLGGDIALRSALGEGSTFTCYLPVESPTEPDAPAPPRPAPARPVAPPSDDTDTDTADRFGPVDTSDVAWPQGDKPVLLIVEDDPTFARMLSGLAAEAGFDSVITASGRMALALAKQHQPAAITLDIGLPDMAGWVVLDVLKHDLATRHIPVNVVSGTEDDGRGMRMGAIRTVNKPAEISDLRSMFSSIADFLKPGPRHVLVAEDDANQRQVVKHMIESDDIAITCVGTGAQVLDELSGGTSYDCLVLDLGLPDIDGIDLIERIKDQLKEKRLPVIVHTGRELTAVETERLENLAAAIVLKNARSPERLLDETALFLHRVADDMPNSAREILANPRRVDESLEGNTVLLVDDDVRNVFSLGSALKRYGITVLPARNGQAGLDALGEHPEVGLVLMDIMMPVMDGYEAMRRIRAEPRWRHLPIVALTAKAMKGDRQKCLEAGASDYVTKPVDMDQLTSVLRVWLAGAPRGQRKPPET
- a CDS encoding two-component system response regulator is translated as MAISVLMDEAPAVEDAQRVLIVDDDARLRDLLCTVLTPLDCDIVQAGSGEEALTVLLERQVAVIVLDINMPGMDGFETAQLIRDVDELASTPIIFLTGQAEAGDLHRGYDLGAVDFLVKPVGRQVFYAKVKALLELDQSFARLRSEAAKLHEEQLQAARAAEIRQRDELAITRRREKLTNIFAEASIDLPSLERTIVTELSQMFDAECVLRLPTPDHGWHESLSHTESRGALELLQALMADTDAEAIARAANYDAVMVEELTARSQRFGVVCIGRADGPPFSETEAALFRGASAAAALAISNATLYRVQAEYAAVMQATGDAILAVDVSGVIRSCNKAAASLFTAGQDTDALLGRSIVELAVDAERGRMQEHLDDALTTRQEVSLEMTLAAHDGRHVEVMITLSPIGDSVDLLVAVVVHDLTEIKHAQTEIRHLASHDPLTDLANRRQLTDRLAALARNRTSMATLVALVYVDVNHFKAVNDTYGHDTGDELLLAVATRLRSAVSEDTLVCRIGGDEFVIVLEDVLSSAAAVAAGDRILELVQGQPVHCGSAILQPSISMGISCLGATAHTPEELLTQADMAMFEAKKSQSQVCVLYTDAIGSRQQGKVNLRTEVVEAIARSDLRMVYQPIVNCETNTTFGVEALLRWRVGGVDVPASEIIALAEDAGQAAPLGRWVLARSLTDYASLGRDDLKLHVNVSPEQVLDCTFLEHLFSTTRDSSVPAGNVCLELTERAFHRDPKPAHVALRNARDHGFSLAMDDFGVEYASLINLVHVPVDWLKIDRSFIADVLDNERTQRLVRSQIAVAECMQVGLIAEGVENQRQADWLRDAGCVLQQGFLYSHPLEVTDLGGFLGSVDEN
- a CDS encoding nitroreductase family deazaflavin-dependent oxidoreductase, yielding MTEHAELSPTDWVREQTQRILEQGTTDGVEILDRPIVLFTTVGAQSGKKRYVPLMRVEENGRYAMVASKGGDPKHPSWYFNVKANPSVTVQDGDTVIEGTAREVEGDERAHWWELAVAAYPPYAEYQTKTDRLIPVFVVE